In one window of Pseudoalteromonas xiamenensis DNA:
- a CDS encoding ABC transporter substrate-binding protein, translating into MYSFLMPLFLLVFTSSSFAAHLRIQVPSDYIPKKGETPVDIGATVFAHVARLVDEKIDLEYMPASHQREWRELRSNPYACLYNKQKTSAREKDAIFSHYPLIAFPSIRLVLRKSITLPDSVSLNEVLQSTNLKIGVVKGRSYGEQLDTIIEANKAAFVWGEGLNSAFNHRERVAKGTLDGVLEYSEVYLDHFANRPESDEVTFHSIEGVNETVFGYIACARSVHGKMAIASFDEAMDKPEYFNYMINMHRVSFPAVEFQFLKDALEAAYQIPAKSNAVPPDTTLHLARRK; encoded by the coding sequence ATGTATTCCTTTTTAATGCCGTTGTTTTTATTGGTTTTTACCTCATCAAGTTTCGCTGCTCATTTACGCATTCAAGTCCCTTCGGACTACATTCCGAAAAAAGGTGAAACACCCGTTGATATCGGTGCGACCGTCTTTGCACATGTGGCTAGATTGGTCGACGAAAAAATCGATTTGGAATACATGCCTGCCAGTCACCAGAGAGAGTGGCGCGAGTTACGAAGCAATCCCTACGCGTGTCTTTACAATAAGCAAAAAACATCTGCTCGCGAAAAAGACGCCATTTTTAGCCATTACCCCCTTATTGCCTTTCCATCAATCAGACTTGTGTTAAGAAAGTCGATTACATTACCCGACTCTGTTTCACTTAACGAAGTATTGCAATCAACGAATTTAAAAATCGGTGTGGTAAAAGGCCGCTCTTACGGTGAACAACTCGATACTATCATCGAAGCAAACAAAGCTGCATTTGTGTGGGGTGAAGGGCTAAACTCGGCCTTTAATCATAGAGAACGAGTAGCGAAAGGAACCTTGGATGGTGTGCTTGAATACAGTGAAGTCTACCTTGATCACTTTGCCAACCGACCTGAATCTGACGAAGTCACTTTCCATTCGATTGAAGGTGTTAACGAAACCGTTTTTGGCTACATTGCGTGTGCACGTAGCGTTCATGGAAAAATGGCGATTGCCAGCTTTGACGAAGCAATGGACAAACCTGAGTACTTCAACTACATGATCAATATGCATCGAGTTTCCTTCCCTGCTGTAGAGTTTCAATTTTTGAAAGATGCGCTTGAAGCCGCTTACCAGATCCCAGCAAAAAGTAATGCCGTTCCACCAGATACCACATTACATCTGGCGCGCAGAAAATGA
- a CDS encoding DoxX family protein, producing MKLVTLISDNKALSNIALLFARLSMAAIFLLAGLNKVQYYDGNAQYMASSGLPAELLPLVIVFEIGAALLIITGFMTQITAIALAGFSIVSALLFHFNLGDQMQFIMFFKNVAMAGGFLALAATGAGRFSVDHKILSK from the coding sequence ATGAAACTAGTAACTTTAATTTCAGACAATAAAGCCCTTTCAAATATTGCCCTTCTATTTGCTCGCCTCAGTATGGCTGCTATCTTTTTACTCGCTGGCTTGAACAAAGTGCAATATTACGATGGAAATGCACAATACATGGCTTCAAGTGGATTGCCAGCAGAATTACTTCCTTTAGTAATTGTGTTTGAGATTGGTGCTGCACTTTTGATTATTACCGGATTTATGACACAAATCACCGCCATCGCGCTTGCTGGATTTAGTATCGTAAGTGCACTGTTATTCCACTTTAATCTTGGTGACCAAATGCAATTCATCATGTTCTTTAAAAATGTTGCGATGGCTGGTGGATTCTTGGCGTTGGCAGCAACCGGTGCAGGACGCTTTAGTGTTGACCATAAAATCCTGTCGAAATAG